A section of the Paenibacillus odorifer genome encodes:
- a CDS encoding S-layer homology domain-containing protein, whose product MKKNKFLAWLLIVAVFITTFSTSVIPAQANGASSTLKGYVSVSVEKFTLGQGYIKEPIKVPIYEGDNGASLITRALGDGNYRHLGNIDSGFYLSEVKDSGRSEVNIPQYILDMISADGNTVGTKADPEWLSQFDYTSMSGWMYAVNNVFPPFGMTDYKPQDGDIIRTQFTTYGYGSDLGGWGEIPVQLANKDALTAEIAEINSDPNKETILDRPVVQSAVYQAYSVLENMASSQISVDHALVGLNHALDIEPPVITVSGIQDKQEVSNKEISFKVAVTDNVYSDIIPEVKLNGVTLSPANGEYKASLNSGSNAITVTALDGAGNKTNVTYQVTYKLETTVAVKQQLDKSLAYILNTVKNPSFGTGSGEWSILSLARANYTVPNGYYDLYYNNVATKIASIIKEDGKLDANKSTENSRAILGLTSIGKDITNVAGYDLRKALADYQYIQKQGNNGPIFALIALDSHNYEIPVVDGVTEQTTREKLVQYILDKEVKKGTEEAGGWALGVTKADVDMTAMAMQALAPYYATRDDVKAAVDRAIQWLSDNQNNQGGFTSWGSTSSESISQVIVALTGVGVDPHTDARFVKSGNSLIDALLSFAAPEGGFKHILTGKVDNMATDQGTYALVSYDRLINHSNRLFDMNDVKVEQPEEPGPGQPEGPKEFPLPSGENPKVEIPNDANDYIVPISTGDSNKEITVAIPEGNQSKVSVNLPSNSDLPQIEAIKGNVSVVIPKGAKVTSGDASAIELISALTGGESALKDSVNQIIPGDKKLDNILQTFSMGGSARVEFSQFITLTFKDLKGKDAAYIQNGTPHAIQKFASDDLGFASGKSEYAYDSGNDLIVKTNHFTDYIAYASSAVQTPGGDGGNGNGGGNGSGNGEGNGGNNGGGTTPSKPYVILSVDKLTINKGYVVPSVQVELQSGDTVWSVLKRVLDSRGIDYRDSWNSDFGSVYVESIAGDGEFDHGSGSGWMYNVNGKYPNYGASSYDLSAGDRIQWRYTTNLGVDLNAPIPTMSPTPTPKPGATPAPGGGATPEGSGDPNVSPSPTVTPKDPTQNTNDIKQLYTDADKISSWAYSAIETATVKGYIQGNNGQVNPKAYITRAEFTKILVSALELDIKSDKGITYKDVALGDWFYPYVNAAHKAGLITGFNNEFKPNDKITREQMAAIIVRALAIPATKPGTAIKDINTVSAWAKADVETVVATGLMLGDDNQFKPKELVTREMAAVVATRTHDYKSGNKVVSPTIQNTAVSSYIQNTAAFLQKTVTNPVISSVGGDWTVFGLARSGVKVPDSYYTKYYANVEATLKEKSGKLHSVKYTEYDRVILALTSINKNIDKVAGYNLLEPLADFDTVIKQGINGPVFALIALDSNHYDIPVVKDVKTQTTREMLIDYILGREISGGGWALGSNATAADPDITGMVIQGLTPYYKTNAKVIAAVDRGIAWLSKTQTADGGFASWESTNSESIAQVIVALTGLGIDPHKDSRFIKNGHSAVDALLSFAAPEGGFYHVKQGGVGNGGAQPGEVDLMATDQAMYALVSYDRLVNGQTRLYDMTDVK is encoded by the coding sequence ATGAAGAAAAATAAGTTTTTAGCGTGGTTACTCATTGTAGCTGTATTTATCACGACATTCTCTACAAGTGTTATCCCAGCTCAAGCAAATGGAGCAAGCTCTACCCTTAAAGGGTATGTATCTGTATCCGTAGAGAAATTCACCTTAGGCCAAGGGTATATTAAGGAACCTATTAAAGTTCCGATTTATGAAGGCGATAATGGCGCATCTTTAATAACACGTGCGCTAGGAGATGGGAATTATAGACATTTAGGAAATATAGATAGTGGTTTTTATTTATCAGAAGTTAAAGATAGTGGCAGAAGCGAAGTCAATATTCCACAATATATTTTAGATATGATTTCAGCCGATGGGAATACAGTCGGCACTAAAGCAGACCCAGAGTGGTTAAGTCAGTTTGACTACACCTCCATGTCGGGTTGGATGTATGCAGTAAATAATGTGTTTCCTCCGTTTGGGATGACCGATTATAAGCCTCAAGACGGTGACATCATTCGAACTCAGTTCACCACTTATGGCTATGGTTCTGATCTTGGTGGCTGGGGAGAAATCCCCGTTCAACTTGCCAATAAGGATGCTTTAACTGCGGAAATCGCCGAGATTAACAGTGACCCTAATAAAGAAACTATTTTGGACAGACCAGTAGTACAATCGGCAGTTTATCAAGCCTATTCCGTGCTCGAAAATATGGCAAGCTCTCAAATAAGTGTAGATCATGCACTTGTAGGGCTTAACCATGCATTAGACATAGAACCCCCTGTTATTACAGTAAGTGGCATACAAGATAAACAGGAAGTATCCAATAAAGAAATAAGCTTCAAAGTAGCTGTCACAGACAATGTATATAGTGACATCATTCCAGAAGTGAAGCTGAATGGTGTTACTTTATCACCTGCGAATGGGGAGTACAAAGCTTCTCTGAATTCAGGCAGTAATGCAATTACTGTAACGGCTCTTGACGGAGCTGGAAACAAAACAAATGTAACTTATCAAGTTACTTACAAACTGGAAACTACAGTTGCCGTCAAACAACAGTTAGATAAAAGCCTTGCCTATATTCTAAACACTGTAAAGAATCCGTCGTTTGGTACAGGTAGTGGAGAATGGTCGATCCTTTCTCTGGCACGGGCGAACTATACAGTACCTAACGGTTATTACGATCTTTATTACAACAATGTAGCGACGAAAATAGCATCGATCATTAAAGAGGATGGAAAACTCGACGCCAATAAAAGCACAGAGAATTCCAGAGCGATTCTAGGGCTTACCTCTATCGGAAAAGATATCACAAATGTTGCGGGATATGATCTGAGAAAAGCACTCGCTGATTATCAATATATCCAAAAGCAAGGCAATAATGGTCCGATTTTTGCTCTGATTGCGCTAGATAGCCATAACTATGAGATCCCTGTAGTTGATGGAGTTACAGAACAGACCACAAGAGAAAAACTAGTTCAGTATATTTTAGATAAAGAGGTTAAAAAAGGTACAGAAGAAGCTGGTGGCTGGGCATTAGGCGTAACCAAAGCAGATGTCGATATGACTGCGATGGCGATGCAAGCTCTTGCACCTTATTATGCAACCCGAGATGATGTAAAAGCCGCCGTGGATCGGGCCATCCAATGGCTGTCCGATAACCAAAACAATCAAGGCGGATTTACAAGCTGGGGAAGCACTAGCAGCGAAAGTATCTCACAGGTAATTGTAGCCTTAACTGGTGTGGGCGTAGATCCGCACACGGACGCTAGATTTGTTAAAAGTGGAAATTCGCTTATTGATGCACTGCTTAGCTTTGCTGCACCTGAGGGTGGATTTAAGCATATCCTCACAGGCAAAGTGGACAATATGGCAACGGACCAAGGTACGTATGCACTTGTGTCTTATGATCGTCTGATCAATCATAGCAACCGTCTCTTTGATATGAATGATGTGAAAGTGGAACAACCAGAAGAACCGGGGCCTGGGCAACCAGAGGGTCCGAAAGAATTTCCGTTACCTTCTGGGGAGAACCCGAAAGTTGAAATCCCAAATGACGCTAATGATTATATCGTTCCGATCAGCACTGGAGATAGCAACAAAGAAATCACAGTAGCTATTCCGGAGGGAAATCAATCGAAGGTTAGTGTCAATTTACCAAGTAACAGCGACCTTCCTCAGATAGAGGCCATAAAAGGTAACGTATCTGTAGTCATTCCTAAGGGTGCAAAAGTTACAAGTGGGGATGCCTCTGCAATTGAACTGATTTCAGCTTTAACCGGTGGAGAATCTGCACTAAAAGATAGCGTGAATCAGATTATTCCCGGGGACAAGAAGCTTGATAACATTCTTCAAACATTTTCCATGGGTGGTAGTGCAAGAGTAGAATTCAGTCAATTTATTACGTTAACCTTTAAGGACCTTAAAGGAAAAGATGCAGCTTATATTCAAAATGGCACTCCTCATGCCATTCAAAAATTTGCAAGTGATGACTTAGGTTTTGCAAGCGGTAAGTCTGAGTATGCCTATGATAGTGGAAATGATTTAATTGTAAAAACCAATCACTTCACTGACTACATTGCTTATGCTTCCAGTGCAGTACAAACACCTGGCGGCGACGGTGGTAACGGTAATGGCGGAGGTAATGGTAGTGGAAATGGTGAAGGAAATGGCGGCAACAATGGTGGCGGAACCACTCCATCGAAACCATATGTAATCCTGTCCGTGGATAAGCTTACGATTAATAAGGGATATGTTGTTCCATCTGTACAGGTAGAGCTACAATCTGGTGACACAGTGTGGTCTGTACTAAAAAGAGTGCTGGATAGCCGCGGTATCGACTATAGAGATTCCTGGAACAGTGACTTTGGAAGTGTATATGTTGAATCCATAGCTGGTGATGGGGAATTTGACCATGGCAGCGGCAGTGGATGGATGTATAATGTGAATGGGAAATATCCTAATTATGGTGCATCTTCATATGACCTAAGTGCCGGGGACAGAATTCAGTGGCGTTATACTACGAATTTGGGTGTGGATCTAAATGCACCGATACCAACGATGAGCCCAACCCCAACGCCTAAGCCTGGTGCTACTCCGGCTCCTGGTGGGGGAGCTACTCCGGAAGGCAGTGGTGATCCAAATGTGAGTCCATCTCCAACAGTGACTCCTAAGGATCCTACCCAGAATACGAATGATATTAAACAACTGTATACAGATGCTGATAAGATCTCTTCCTGGGCCTATTCAGCGATTGAAACAGCTACAGTAAAAGGATATATCCAAGGGAACAATGGTCAGGTGAATCCGAAGGCTTATATCACAAGAGCGGAGTTCACTAAGATTCTCGTTTCTGCATTAGAACTTGATATTAAGAGTGATAAAGGCATTACCTATAAGGATGTCGCTCTAGGCGATTGGTTCTATCCATATGTGAATGCTGCGCATAAGGCAGGTCTAATCACAGGCTTTAATAATGAATTTAAGCCGAATGACAAGATTACTCGTGAGCAGATGGCCGCAATTATCGTCAGAGCATTGGCCATCCCGGCGACGAAGCCTGGAACAGCGATTAAAGATATCAACACAGTATCGGCATGGGCCAAAGCAGATGTAGAGACCGTTGTTGCGACTGGTTTGATGTTAGGTGATGATAATCAATTTAAGCCTAAAGAGCTAGTAACCAGAGAAATGGCGGCTGTTGTAGCTACTAGAACCCATGATTATAAGAGTGGGAACAAAGTGGTTAGTCCAACTATTCAGAATACAGCAGTTAGTTCTTACATTCAGAACACAGCTGCCTTTTTGCAAAAAACAGTAACAAACCCGGTCATCTCCTCGGTTGGCGGGGACTGGACAGTCTTCGGGCTGGCACGTTCAGGTGTGAAGGTTCCAGATAGTTATTACACTAAGTACTATGCAAATGTAGAAGCGACTCTTAAAGAAAAATCAGGGAAGCTGCATAGCGTAAAATATACGGAATATGATAGAGTTATTTTGGCATTAACTTCAATCAACAAAAATATTGATAAAGTGGCGGGTTATAACCTACTGGAACCGCTCGCGGATTTTGATACTGTAATTAAGCAAGGTATTAATGGACCTGTGTTTGCTCTCATTGCACTGGACAGTAATCATTACGACATTCCAGTGGTTAAGGATGTAAAGACGCAGACGACTAGAGAGATGCTCATTGATTATATTTTGGGCAGAGAGATCAGCGGCGGTGGATGGGCACTAGGCAGTAATGCTACAGCGGCTGATCCAGATATCACGGGGATGGTCATTCAAGGCTTAACGCCTTATTACAAAACCAACGCCAAAGTAATAGCTGCTGTGGACCGGGGGATTGCTTGGTTATCCAAAACACAGACAGCAGACGGTGGTTTTGCAAGCTGGGAATCTACAAATTCCGAAAGCATCGCTCAGGTGATTGTAGCTTTAACTGGCCTTGGTATTGACCCGCATAAGGATTCCAGATTTATTAAAAATGGACATTCCGCAGTAGACGCATTGCTTAGTTTTGCTGCACCTGAAGGTGGCTTTTATCACGTGAAGCAGGGTGGAGTAGGCAATGGAGGCGCGCAACCAGGAGAAGTAGATCTTATGGCTACGGATCAGGCGATGTATGCACTGGTTTCCTATGATCGGCTCGTTAATGGCCAGACACGTCTTTATGATATGACAGACGTCAAATAG
- a CDS encoding DUF4430 domain-containing protein, protein MNKKKWLTAILIIGVLAIAFFWGGDYQKSPNKVANSSVETQVIEPENTASATNVDVEPTEAIATETTEITPSATPSETAKPIETLKPNESATPTEAVTPTGTAAPTEVVTPVVTTKPAATKQPTATPKAAKTPVPETKATAKPVTKPDSKVATTETKQEPKKDKFLTDPVPSGKPKPVEWQDATVDKKKQLTATLSVSAATILDNMDIFNEDKLEVLPADGIIYKAQKVTFYEGESVFDVLLREMKKNKIHMEFSMTPIYNSNYIEGINNLYEFDAGELSGWMYKVNGWFPNYGSSRYVLKDGDVIDWVYTCDLGRDVGGYVATGGAQK, encoded by the coding sequence ATGAACAAGAAGAAATGGTTAACAGCGATACTAATCATAGGTGTATTGGCTATCGCCTTCTTTTGGGGCGGGGATTACCAGAAGAGCCCAAACAAGGTCGCTAATAGTAGCGTTGAGACACAGGTTATAGAGCCAGAGAACACTGCTTCCGCAACAAATGTTGATGTTGAACCCACTGAGGCAATCGCTACTGAGACAACAGAGATAACACCGTCAGCTACGCCAAGTGAAACAGCTAAGCCTATTGAAACCCTAAAACCAAATGAATCGGCAACACCAACGGAAGCTGTAACACCAACAGGAACTGCAGCACCAACAGAAGTTGTAACACCGGTCGTAACAACAAAACCTGCTGCAACGAAGCAACCGACCGCAACGCCGAAAGCGGCTAAAACGCCCGTGCCGGAAACGAAAGCGACGGCAAAACCCGTAACAAAACCTGATTCAAAAGTAGCGACAACAGAAACCAAGCAGGAACCGAAAAAGGATAAATTTCTTACCGATCCAGTGCCGAGCGGGAAACCTAAACCAGTGGAATGGCAAGATGCAACAGTAGATAAGAAGAAGCAATTAACGGCTACCTTGTCCGTCTCAGCGGCAACAATTTTAGATAACATGGATATTTTTAATGAGGATAAGCTTGAAGTATTGCCGGCAGATGGTATCATTTATAAAGCGCAGAAGGTAACCTTTTATGAAGGTGAGTCTGTGTTTGATGTTCTACTAAGAGAAATGAAGAAGAATAAAATCCATATGGAATTTAGCATGACGCCGATCTATAACAGTAATTATATTGAAGGCATAAATAATCTGTATGAATTTGATGCTGGAGAGCTCAGTGGATGGATGTACAAAGTAAATGGCTGGTTCCCTAACTACGGCAGTAGCCGTTATGTTCTCAAAGATGGCGATGTCATTGATTGGGTATACACTTGTGATCTAGGTCGAGATGTAGGTGGGTATGTAGCCACAGGAGGAGCTCAGAAATAA
- a CDS encoding energy-coupling factor transporter transmembrane component T, with product MKDSFSTFHPFVNFLYFVVVLLFSMVFMHPIFQVIALSSAVAYSIMLKGKKGIRFNLLYMIPFLLFMAVMNPVFNHQGVTILFYLNNGNPITKESILYGVAAACMFVTVIIWFSCYNVVMTSDKFIYIFGKILPALSLIFSMVLRFVPRYLAQIKVISNAQKCIGRDVSQGNLLARARNGITILSIMTTWALENAIETADSMRSRGYGLPGRTSFSIFRLDARDKVVLLIMTGLIALVAVGAVLGENTMRFYPSIKASTITPFSILIYIAYFALCMIPVLINMVEEMKWKSIESKN from the coding sequence ATGAAGGATAGCTTTTCTACCTTTCATCCGTTTGTGAATTTTCTATATTTTGTTGTTGTATTGCTGTTTAGCATGGTGTTTATGCATCCTATATTTCAGGTGATCGCCCTTAGTAGTGCTGTAGCCTACTCAATTATGTTAAAAGGAAAAAAGGGCATCCGATTTAATCTGCTTTACATGATTCCTTTTCTGCTATTTATGGCAGTGATGAATCCTGTTTTTAATCATCAAGGGGTAACGATCTTGTTCTATTTAAACAACGGGAACCCCATTACGAAGGAATCGATTCTTTATGGCGTGGCAGCGGCGTGTATGTTTGTGACGGTAATTATTTGGTTCTCCTGTTATAACGTCGTGATGACCTCGGATAAGTTTATTTATATATTCGGAAAAATACTGCCGGCACTGTCGTTGATTTTTTCGATGGTGCTTCGTTTTGTTCCTAGATATTTAGCGCAAATCAAGGTGATTTCTAATGCTCAAAAATGTATAGGCCGGGATGTCTCACAGGGAAATCTCCTCGCGCGTGCGCGGAATGGGATTACGATTCTCTCCATTATGACCACCTGGGCTTTGGAAAATGCGATTGAGACAGCGGATTCCATGAGATCGAGAGGGTATGGATTGCCGGGCCGTACAAGCTTTTCTATCTTTCGGTTAGATGCCCGAGACAAAGTAGTTCTCTTGATCATGACAGGCTTAATTGCGCTGGTAGCCGTAGGGGCAGTGTTGGGTGAGAACACCATGAGATTCTATCCGTCGATTAAAGCGAGCACAATTACACCTTTTAGTATTCTTATATATATCGCTTATTTTGCGTTATGTATGATCCCAGTGCTCATCAATATGGTGGAGGAAATGAAATGGAAATCTATCGAATCGAAGAACTAA
- a CDS encoding ABC transporter ATP-binding protein, with protein sequence MEIYRIEELSFTFPEQEQAALSNINLTIESGDFITICGKSGCGKSTLLRQLKTILTPHGNRQGAIYYKGQPVEEIDQRTQAAEIGYVLQSPDNQIVTDKVWHELAFGLESLGYDNSTIRLRVAEMASFFGIQTWFHKSVTELSGGQKQLLNLASIMAMHPSVLILDEPTSQLDPIAASDFLETVKKINRELGTTVIMTEHRLEDVLPLTDRLIVLNEGAVIADDPPQKVGEVLCKLNHPMFLSMPSPMQIVAGVDHDLVWPVTVKEGRQWLDAFLKGKTPATMAETQPSTKEAGPVVIKFKDVWFKYDKNGPNVIKDLSFEVKQGQFYCIVGGNGTGKTSTLSLMSGILQPYRGKVLIGGSNPAKMNAKALFTNNLGILPQNPQTLFVKKTVELDLYEMLSQLSLTKEEKNARVEAVVKFAELEHLLSMHPYDLSGGEQQRAALAKVLLLEPKILLLDEPTKGLDGPFKEKLAVFLQKLNAEGVTIVMVSHDVEFCAKYAEVCAMFFDGSIITTNEAQKFFAGNSFYTTAANRMARHVWNEGVTIEGVIDLCQRSR encoded by the coding sequence ATGGAAATCTATCGAATCGAAGAACTAAGCTTTACTTTTCCTGAACAAGAGCAAGCGGCTCTTTCGAATATTAATCTTACGATTGAAAGTGGAGACTTCATTACCATTTGTGGAAAGTCAGGCTGTGGCAAAAGCACTCTGCTTAGACAACTGAAAACAATCCTAACCCCACATGGCAATCGCCAAGGGGCAATTTATTATAAGGGTCAACCTGTAGAGGAGATCGATCAACGCACACAGGCAGCGGAAATTGGTTATGTACTCCAAAGTCCGGACAATCAAATTGTGACAGATAAAGTATGGCATGAGCTTGCTTTTGGGCTTGAGAGCTTAGGGTACGATAATTCTACGATTCGCCTGCGTGTGGCGGAAATGGCTAGTTTTTTTGGGATCCAGACCTGGTTTCATAAAAGTGTGACCGAGCTATCAGGCGGCCAGAAGCAGCTGCTTAACTTAGCATCCATAATGGCTATGCATCCCTCGGTTCTAATCCTCGATGAGCCTACCTCCCAGCTAGATCCTATTGCGGCTTCCGATTTTCTGGAGACGGTCAAAAAAATAAATCGTGAGCTGGGAACAACCGTGATCATGACCGAGCATCGTCTAGAGGATGTTCTTCCGCTTACAGATCGGTTGATTGTGCTGAATGAGGGAGCTGTGATAGCTGATGATCCCCCGCAAAAGGTGGGCGAGGTTTTATGTAAGCTGAACCATCCGATGTTTCTGTCCATGCCCTCACCGATGCAGATTGTTGCAGGAGTAGATCATGACTTAGTGTGGCCTGTTACTGTAAAGGAAGGACGCCAATGGTTGGATGCTTTTCTAAAGGGTAAGACTCCTGCAACGATGGCAGAAACTCAGCCTAGCACGAAAGAAGCCGGCCCTGTAGTCATAAAGTTTAAGGACGTATGGTTTAAATATGATAAAAATGGGCCGAATGTCATTAAAGATTTGTCGTTTGAAGTGAAGCAAGGGCAATTTTATTGTATTGTTGGCGGGAATGGAACAGGGAAGACATCGACGCTGTCGCTGATGAGCGGAATCCTTCAGCCTTATAGAGGGAAAGTTCTTATCGGCGGGAGCAACCCTGCGAAGATGAATGCCAAAGCGTTGTTTACTAACAATCTGGGTATCCTCCCGCAAAATCCGCAAACCTTATTTGTGAAAAAAACAGTCGAGCTAGATTTATATGAAATGTTATCCCAGCTCTCTTTGACGAAGGAAGAAAAAAACGCCAGAGTTGAAGCTGTGGTTAAGTTCGCAGAACTGGAACATCTCCTCTCCATGCATCCGTATGATCTCAGCGGGGGAGAACAACAGCGTGCAGCGTTGGCGAAGGTCCTTTTGTTAGAACCAAAGATTCTGCTGTTGGATGAACCGACCAAAGGACTGGATGGACCCTTCAAAGAGAAGCTAGCCGTATTCCTGCAAAAGCTCAATGCCGAAGGCGTTACTATTGTAATGGTCTCGCATGACGTTGAATTTTGTGCTAAGTATGCTGAGGTCTGCGCCATGTTTTTTGATGGAAGTATCATCACTACGAATGAAGCACAGAAGTTTTTTGCGGGAAACAGCTTCTATACAACGGCCGCCAACCGTATGGCGCGTCATGTATGGAATGAGGGAGTAACGATAGAGGGTGTGATTGATTTATGTCAAAGAAGCAGATAA